Proteins encoded within one genomic window of Sphingosinicella ginsenosidimutans:
- a CDS encoding retropepsin-like aspartic protease family protein produces the protein MSNGGTLVAAGIVLIGAALIAPNLGRAPPPAPAAPSRQQSPAVAPAPDADPGVAARSIRRAPDGHFYADAIVNGATIRFVVDTGASVVALTREDAQRAGLTFPTQRLRAIGAGGEMDVMPVTLDRVTLGPVEARDVPAVVGERLPMSLLGQSFLGRVGAVEIRGDAMTIR, from the coding sequence ATGTCGAACGGCGGCACCCTGGTCGCGGCGGGGATCGTGCTGATCGGCGCGGCCCTGATCGCGCCGAACCTCGGCCGCGCGCCCCCGCCAGCGCCTGCGGCGCCGTCACGCCAGCAATCGCCGGCGGTCGCGCCGGCGCCTGACGCCGATCCCGGTGTCGCCGCACGATCGATCCGCCGCGCGCCGGACGGCCATTTCTACGCCGATGCCATCGTCAACGGCGCGACCATCCGCTTCGTCGTCGATACGGGCGCGAGCGTGGTTGCGTTGACCCGCGAGGACGCGCAGCGCGCGGGCCTCACCTTTCCGACGCAGCGGCTCCGCGCGATCGGCGCCGGCGGCGAGATGGACGTGATGCCGGTGACGCTCGATCGCGTCACCCTGGGCCCGGTCGAGGCGCGGGACGTGCCGGCTGTGGTCGGCGAGCGTCTGCCGATGTCGCTACTCGGCCAGAGCTTCCTCGGCCGCGTGGGCGCCGTCGAGATCCGCGGCGACGCGATGACGATCCGCTAG
- a CDS encoding transglutaminase-like domain-containing protein: MHIAIDVELDYDFPAPADVLLAVEVAPLADQSLVEDRLTVTGAGPLRPIASGDGIGRRTWTRAAGRLYARYRAEVALDRIVTALDSLAITPLHDLPAEAIPYLWPSRYCESDRFENFVQTRFGAIEGGARIAAMAEWINHELAYRPGTSDTATTAVDAFVARQGVCRDFAHLLAAFARAAGVPARLVSAYALDLEPCDFHALVEVWLDGAWHLVDPTGLARTDQVARICVGRDATDIAFMTIFGQATLNSQRVAVSRAG; encoded by the coding sequence ATGCACATCGCGATCGATGTCGAGCTCGACTATGATTTCCCAGCCCCGGCCGATGTGCTGCTCGCCGTCGAGGTCGCGCCGCTCGCCGACCAGAGCCTGGTCGAGGATCGGCTCACCGTGACCGGGGCCGGTCCGCTGCGCCCGATCGCCAGCGGCGACGGCATCGGCCGGCGAACCTGGACGAGGGCCGCCGGTCGTCTCTACGCCCGCTATCGTGCCGAGGTGGCGCTCGACCGGATCGTCACCGCGCTCGACTCGCTCGCGATCACGCCGCTCCACGATCTGCCGGCCGAGGCGATCCCCTATCTGTGGCCGAGCCGCTATTGCGAATCCGACCGGTTCGAGAATTTCGTGCAGACCCGCTTCGGCGCGATCGAAGGCGGCGCGCGGATCGCCGCGATGGCGGAGTGGATCAATCACGAGCTCGCCTATCGCCCCGGCACCAGCGACACCGCGACCACCGCCGTCGACGCCTTCGTGGCACGCCAGGGTGTGTGCCGCGATTTCGCCCACCTGCTCGCCGCCTTCGCGCGCGCGGCGGGCGTGCCGGCGCGGCTCGTCTCGGCCTATGCGCTCGATCTCGAGCCCTGCGATTTCCATGCGCTGGTGGAGGTCTGGCTCGACGGCGCCTGGCATCTGGTCGATCCGACCGGCCTCGCCCGGACCGATCAGGTCGCGCGCATCTGCGTCGGCCGCGACGCCACCGACATCGCCTTCATGACGATCTTCGGCCAGGCGACGCTGAATTCGCAGCGCGTGGCCGTCAGCCGGGCGGGTTAG
- a CDS encoding EF-hand domain-containing protein produces the protein MRLAILALVAATALCACATEQPRFRHHRPGMQGGHRPGAGGAAGFGARLFVSPAGEPFRAQPGGPPPMQAWFRGVDANHDGAIDWAEFHADFVRYFAVLDTDHDGEIGPDEVAHYEQSILPEMSSRGVGGVGFGGNGGFRRGGGGMGRRGGGMGRGGMGRGGAARGGLGGGAPGGGMGMMTGAARFGLLPIPHPIMDADRDLNRGISHAEWDHAAGERFNRLDTDHGGRITLAQLQHMRAQRMEQFMQGRGRGRHGPAQGGEAGGRSLPPDDPDGGANPPG, from the coding sequence ATGCGCCTTGCCATCCTTGCACTTGTCGCCGCGACCGCGCTTTGCGCCTGCGCGACCGAACAACCGCGCTTTCGCCACCATCGGCCCGGCATGCAGGGCGGCCACCGGCCCGGCGCAGGCGGCGCCGCAGGGTTTGGCGCGCGCCTCTTCGTCAGCCCCGCGGGCGAGCCGTTTCGCGCCCAGCCCGGCGGGCCGCCGCCGATGCAGGCCTGGTTCCGCGGCGTCGATGCGAACCATGACGGCGCGATCGACTGGGCCGAATTCCACGCGGATTTCGTCCGCTATTTCGCGGTGCTCGACACCGACCATGACGGCGAGATCGGGCCGGACGAGGTCGCGCATTACGAGCAGTCGATCCTCCCCGAAATGTCGAGCCGTGGCGTCGGTGGCGTGGGTTTTGGAGGAAATGGCGGGTTTCGGCGCGGCGGCGGCGGGATGGGCCGGCGCGGTGGCGGGATGGGTCGTGGCGGAATGGGCCGCGGCGGGGCGGCGCGTGGCGGCCTTGGCGGCGGGGCGCCGGGCGGCGGCATGGGCATGATGACCGGCGCGGCGCGCTTCGGGCTGCTGCCGATCCCGCACCCGATCATGGACGCGGACCGCGACCTCAACCGGGGCATCAGCCACGCCGAATGGGATCATGCGGCCGGCGAGCGCTTCAACCGGCTCGACACCGATCATGGCGGCCGGATCACGCTCGCCCAGCTCCAGCATATGCGCGCGCAGCGAATGGAGCAGTTCATGCAGGGGCGCGGGCGCGGCCGGCATGGCCCGGCGCAGGGCGGGGAGGCCGGCGGCCGATCGCTCCCGCCCGACGACCCGGACGGCGGCGCTAACCCGCCCGGCTGA